In Sphingobacterium zeae, one genomic interval encodes:
- a CDS encoding YggS family pyridoxal phosphate-dependent enzyme — protein MDEFITENIRIIQERIDKACKANQRNPGEVKLLLATKTVPAERIEIALRTGQTLIAENKVQELKDKFEYLKAIPHVNHFIGHLQTNKIKDILKYNVSCIHSIDRVDLAEKLHQRLLKENKTMEVLIQVNTSFEESKYGAAPEKVIDLVQQIATFSTLKIKGLMTIGLLSAEAEQVRACFKLLKHIQQQIIALAIPDVSMKELSMGMSGDLEIAIAEGATIVRVGTAIFGQRPTPDSYYWNENL, from the coding sequence ATGGATGAGTTTATTACGGAAAATATACGCATCATACAAGAGCGTATCGACAAAGCGTGCAAAGCAAACCAGCGCAATCCCGGAGAAGTAAAATTATTGCTAGCGACTAAAACTGTACCTGCCGAACGTATTGAAATTGCACTACGTACAGGACAAACGTTGATAGCGGAGAATAAAGTGCAGGAACTGAAAGACAAATTTGAGTATTTAAAAGCTATTCCCCATGTTAATCATTTTATTGGCCACCTGCAAACCAATAAAATCAAGGATATTCTCAAATATAATGTATCCTGCATCCATTCAATAGATCGTGTAGATCTTGCCGAAAAATTGCATCAGCGCCTTTTAAAAGAAAATAAAACCATGGAAGTGCTCATCCAGGTAAACACTTCCTTCGAAGAGAGCAAATATGGGGCTGCTCCAGAGAAAGTCATCGATCTGGTTCAGCAAATAGCCACATTTAGCACACTAAAAATTAAAGGACTGATGACGATAGGTCTATTGAGTGCCGAGGCCGAACAGGTAAGAGCCTGTTTCAAATTGCTTAAACATATTCAACAACAAATTATAGCCCTAGCTATTCCTGATGTATCGATGAAAGAACTGTCGATGGGCATGAGCGGGGATTTAGAAATAGCGATAGCGGAAGGTGCGACGATTGTCAGGGTAGGAACGGCAATTTTTGGACAGCGCCCTACTCCGGATAGTTATTACTGGAATGAGAATCTATAA
- a CDS encoding NAD(P)H-dependent oxidoreductase, protein MNIFIINGGQKFAHSGGSFNTTITNWTVETLAGNGFETRVTNINDDFDPMVEVENFKWADIIVYHFPVWWFQVPNRLKRYIDEVFTAGHNNGIYKNDGRSRKNPAINYGTGGLMQGKKYMVTSSWNAPETAFTMENEFFDQHSVDAGVLFGFHKMNQFAGLEHLGSFHFHDMEKGASQERIDNYEKEYKQYLEEVFHLETTLN, encoded by the coding sequence ATGAACATATTTATTATCAACGGCGGACAGAAATTCGCACACTCGGGTGGTTCTTTCAATACCACAATAACAAATTGGACTGTCGAAACACTGGCAGGAAATGGATTCGAGACTCGGGTTACCAATATCAACGATGATTTTGATCCAATGGTTGAAGTTGAAAACTTTAAATGGGCAGACATTATTGTTTACCATTTCCCTGTATGGTGGTTTCAGGTTCCGAACCGTCTGAAGCGCTATATCGATGAAGTTTTTACGGCGGGTCACAACAACGGTATCTATAAAAATGATGGTCGTTCACGTAAAAACCCAGCCATTAACTATGGTACAGGAGGTTTAATGCAGGGTAAAAAATACATGGTGACTTCGAGCTGGAATGCTCCTGAGACAGCCTTTACGATGGAAAATGAGTTTTTTGATCAGCATTCCGTTGATGCAGGTGTTTTATTCGGTTTTCACAAGATGAATCAGTTTGCAGGATTAGAACATCTGGGAAGCTTCCATTTTCATGATATGGAGAAGGGTGCGTCTCAAGAACGTATTGACAATTACGAAAAGGAATATAAACAATATTTGGAAGAGGTGTTCCATTTGGAAACGACGTTGAACTAA
- a CDS encoding glutamine amidotransferase-related protein, with translation MRIHFIQHEVFEAPGAYLAWAEKQQHEVTFSHVYRQDHLPEQIDSIDVLIIMGGPQSPDSSQIEYPYFDAKAEIAFIRRCINAGKAVVGICLGAQLIGEALSATYEHSPQKEIGVFPIMLTAEGIQDSKIAHFGSPIPVGHWHSDMPGLSPESKILASSVGCPRQIVRYTNLVYGFQCHMELTPEVVRLLIAAEEDLFLQSQSLQFVQSPDEIQAYNYSEMNSKLHTFLDLLEGAYARSLVNT, from the coding sequence ATGCGGATACATTTTATACAACACGAAGTTTTTGAAGCACCCGGAGCTTATTTAGCCTGGGCAGAAAAACAACAGCATGAGGTCACCTTTTCCCACGTCTATAGACAGGACCATTTGCCAGAACAAATCGATTCCATCGATGTGTTGATCATTATGGGCGGACCGCAAAGTCCAGATTCATCCCAAATCGAATATCCTTATTTCGACGCTAAAGCCGAAATCGCTTTTATCCGCCGATGTATCAATGCAGGCAAGGCTGTTGTCGGTATATGCCTGGGCGCACAATTGATTGGCGAAGCGCTGTCGGCAACATACGAACACAGTCCGCAAAAAGAAATTGGAGTTTTCCCGATCATGCTCACAGCAGAAGGAATTCAAGACAGCAAAATAGCTCATTTTGGCAGCCCGATACCAGTCGGACATTGGCACAGCGATATGCCTGGACTTAGCCCAGAAAGTAAAATCTTAGCAAGCAGCGTCGGCTGCCCTCGGCAAATTGTTCGCTATACAAATCTCGTCTACGGATTTCAATGCCATATGGAACTCACACCTGAAGTCGTCCGGCTTTTGATCGCTGCAGAAGAAGATCTCTTTCTTCAAAGCCAATCGCTCCAGTTTGTGCAATCACCTGACGAAATTCAGGCTTATAATTACAGCGAAATGAACAGCAAACTTCATACATTTTTAGATTTACTTGAAGGCGCATACGCAAGAAGCCTAGTCAATACGTGA
- a CDS encoding mechanosensitive ion channel family protein has product MRSISIYFFVTLSYLLSTSLQLYAQEIDSVNKKELDLSSLLNGIRQQQINDSLERVKLQHEIADLKSQNSPKKENLKQQLNEFDEENTIRQQQLKVKVDSIKKNTKRYAVAPFQDTLFYIYNKLGSSLAKDRASNVVSRIHNLYEDDFVKVDSFKIENSEISADIVYKDLIITSVTELDALLEGKSKEEIAANYLKKIQDSITAERAANSITKLLTRIGLVLLILIVFSILILLINRLKAYGTRRILTERTQRIKDIKIKNYVLVTSVQKTRMFIHAINILRWGLIILIAFIVLPIVFSVFPFTQSWASNLIGLFTKPLKTAVLAIWHYIPNLITILVILAVMRYAVRFIKYIFSEIDKGKLEINGFHRDFAMPTFTIVRFLLHAFTLVLIFPYLPGANSDIFKGISVFIGILFSLGSSSAISNIIAGLVITYMRPFRIGDRITIADKTGVVIEKSPLVTRLRTIKNEEITIPNSSVLSGNTVNYSTFSEDGICFQVELTVGYEEPWQRIHELLLNIPPRVKRVKLNPAPFVLQKQLDDFYVLYELNVFIERSAEIEFARSEIFQLILDDFLTAGIDMNGPHIYAKAEHVQQYNPNMHGKTQEN; this is encoded by the coding sequence ATGAGAAGTATTTCTATTTATTTCTTCGTGACCCTATCTTATCTTTTGTCAACAAGCTTACAGCTCTATGCACAAGAAATAGATTCGGTCAATAAAAAAGAGCTGGATCTGAGTTCCCTACTGAATGGAATCAGGCAACAGCAAATCAATGATTCGCTCGAACGGGTAAAGCTGCAGCACGAAATTGCCGACCTTAAAAGTCAAAATAGTCCCAAAAAGGAGAACTTAAAACAGCAGCTCAATGAGTTTGACGAAGAAAATACGATTCGGCAGCAGCAACTGAAAGTCAAAGTAGACTCGATCAAAAAAAACACAAAAAGATACGCGGTCGCGCCGTTTCAAGACACGTTATTCTATATCTACAATAAGCTTGGATCGTCATTAGCCAAAGATCGCGCTTCCAACGTGGTTAGCAGAATCCACAATCTCTACGAAGATGATTTTGTGAAAGTAGATTCATTTAAAATCGAAAACAGCGAAATCAGCGCCGACATCGTTTATAAAGATCTCATCATAACTTCCGTCACCGAACTTGATGCACTTCTTGAAGGAAAAAGCAAAGAAGAAATTGCGGCAAACTATCTAAAAAAGATTCAAGATAGCATCACAGCTGAACGTGCCGCGAACAGCATCACAAAACTTCTTACCCGAATTGGGCTCGTACTCCTTATTCTCATTGTTTTTTCTATTCTGATCTTACTAATAAATAGGTTAAAAGCATACGGGACACGACGCATACTAACGGAACGAACGCAGCGGATTAAAGACATTAAGATCAAAAATTACGTACTCGTTACTTCGGTACAAAAAACACGGATGTTTATTCATGCGATTAATATCTTACGTTGGGGATTGATCATCCTAATCGCCTTTATCGTGCTGCCTATTGTTTTCAGTGTTTTCCCATTTACACAGAGCTGGGCTTCCAATCTGATCGGACTTTTCACAAAACCGCTCAAAACCGCAGTCTTGGCCATATGGCATTATATTCCAAATCTGATCACAATTTTAGTGATACTTGCCGTCATGCGCTATGCTGTTCGATTTATAAAATATATTTTTAGCGAAATTGACAAGGGCAAATTAGAGATTAACGGTTTTCACCGTGATTTTGCCATGCCAACCTTTACCATCGTTCGTTTCCTGCTTCACGCATTTACGCTGGTGCTCATATTCCCGTACTTACCCGGAGCAAATTCAGATATCTTTAAAGGAATATCCGTATTTATTGGTATCCTGTTCTCTTTAGGGTCATCTTCTGCGATTTCCAATATCATTGCAGGTCTTGTAATCACGTATATGCGTCCTTTCCGGATCGGAGACCGCATCACCATTGCCGACAAAACAGGTGTTGTTATCGAAAAATCACCCTTGGTAACCAGGCTTCGAACCATAAAGAATGAGGAGATTACAATTCCCAATTCCTCTGTTCTTTCCGGAAATACAGTGAATTACTCGACCTTTTCAGAGGATGGAATCTGCTTTCAGGTGGAATTAACGGTCGGTTATGAAGAGCCTTGGCAACGGATCCATGAGTTGCTTTTAAACATACCACCGCGCGTAAAAAGAGTTAAACTTAATCCCGCACCATTTGTGCTACAAAAACAGTTAGATGATTTTTATGTACTCTATGAGCTGAATGTCTTTATTGAAAGATCTGCGGAAATTGAATTTGCAAGATCTGAAATTTTTCAGTTAATTCTTGACGACTTTTTAACCGCAGGAATTGATATGAATGGACCTCATATCTATGCTAAGGCAGAACATGTACAGCAATATAATCCAAATATGCACGGCAAAACGCAAGAAAACTAA
- a CDS encoding LysR family transcriptional regulator, with protein sequence MKWNLEWLRTFKAIYETGTLSAAAQELFISQPGVSLHLNSLEAFTGHKLFDRSARRMVPTEKGKILYNYVIDPLKKLETGEQHFHKRALDERVTISIGMCFETFQYTLEEHIAQLPFNLIIKFGEYPQMQHDLDNGLLDLIITPQKGNQQNLQYEAFSKERIVLIAGCQTDTSELEKLLAEDKIKEAARLLKKQLWYSTAADMDHLKNYWSTHFGEHPDFSPNYIVPNISSIIRCLSNNTGFSIVPDFLCAEALASGKIKLIWEGTSPVENILYFGTRKKTMYQAEIGQLEKLLKEKW encoded by the coding sequence ATGAAATGGAACTTAGAATGGCTTCGTACATTTAAGGCAATCTATGAAACCGGAACATTATCTGCTGCAGCACAGGAATTGTTTATTTCTCAGCCTGGTGTCAGCCTACATCTGAATTCCCTGGAAGCGTTTACTGGGCACAAGCTTTTTGATCGATCTGCGCGAAGAATGGTGCCGACCGAAAAGGGCAAAATCTTGTACAACTATGTGATTGACCCGCTTAAAAAACTAGAAACTGGCGAACAGCATTTTCACAAACGCGCATTGGATGAACGCGTTACAATTAGTATCGGAATGTGTTTTGAGACCTTTCAATACACCCTGGAGGAACATATTGCGCAACTACCCTTTAATTTAATTATCAAATTTGGAGAATATCCTCAGATGCAGCACGACCTTGACAATGGCCTATTGGATCTTATTATTACGCCTCAGAAAGGAAACCAGCAGAATCTGCAATATGAAGCTTTCTCAAAAGAGCGTATTGTCTTGATTGCGGGTTGTCAAACAGATACATCCGAACTAGAGAAACTCTTGGCAGAAGACAAAATTAAAGAAGCTGCCCGCTTGCTAAAAAAACAATTGTGGTACAGCACGGCTGCCGATATGGATCATCTAAAAAACTACTGGTCCACACACTTTGGAGAGCATCCAGACTTCAGTCCCAATTATATCGTTCCAAATATTAGTTCAATTATACGCTGCTTGAGTAACAACACGGGCTTTTCCATTGTTCCCGACTTCCTATGTGCCGAAGCACTTGCTTCCGGGAAAATAAAACTGATCTGGGAAGGGACTTCTCCCGTCGAAAATATACTTTACTTCGGAACGAGAAAGAAAACCATGTACCAAGCGGAAATTGGTCAATTGGAAAAACTGCTAAAAGAGAAATGGTAG
- a CDS encoding LytR/AlgR family response regulator transcription factor, with protein MSKSNCIIVDDEPAAHYVLVNYIERSTDLQLVAQCYNAFEALEFLRQNSVDLIFLDIEMPEINGMEFLKMLDHPPKTILTTAYSEYALESYDYGVVDYLLKPISFPRFFKAVQRFLSYKTTLLPQEEEPKSITIRMDGRVIDVKLAQIDFIQSFGNYVKIVTPSQTFLTASTTQQILTQVPASKFIRIHKSYIASINKVIKYEHGMVQINNTSLPVGITFRRELQERLANK; from the coding sequence ATGAGTAAAAGCAACTGTATTATAGTTGATGATGAGCCCGCAGCACATTATGTACTGGTAAATTATATTGAAAGAAGTACGGATCTGCAGTTGGTCGCTCAGTGTTATAATGCTTTTGAGGCATTGGAGTTTCTTCGGCAGAACAGTGTGGATTTAATCTTTCTGGATATTGAAATGCCCGAAATTAATGGCATGGAATTTCTTAAAATGCTGGATCATCCACCCAAGACAATTTTGACAACAGCGTATTCCGAATACGCACTGGAAAGCTATGATTATGGCGTTGTTGATTATTTATTAAAACCCATCTCGTTCCCCCGTTTTTTTAAGGCTGTTCAACGCTTTTTATCGTATAAGACGACGTTGTTGCCTCAAGAAGAAGAACCGAAATCGATTACTATACGCATGGATGGACGTGTCATTGATGTCAAATTAGCTCAGATCGATTTCATCCAAAGCTTTGGCAATTATGTGAAAATTGTCACTCCAAGCCAGACTTTTTTAACAGCAAGCACCACCCAACAAATACTTACACAGGTGCCGGCATCAAAATTTATCCGTATCCACAAATCCTACATTGCTTCGATCAATAAGGTGATCAAATATGAGCATGGAATGGTACAGATCAATAATACCTCCCTACCGGTCGGTATTACTTTCCGTCGGGAGTTACAGGAGCGGCTAGCCAATAAATAG